One Triticum dicoccoides isolate Atlit2015 ecotype Zavitan chromosome 4B, WEW_v2.0, whole genome shotgun sequence genomic window carries:
- the LOC119291003 gene encoding histone H4: MSGRGKGGKGLGKGGAKRHRKVLRDNIQGITKPAIRRLARRGGVKRISGLIYEETRGVLKIFLENVIRDAVTYTEHARRKTVTAMDVVYALKRQGRTLYGFGG; the protein is encoded by the coding sequence ATGTCTGGGCGCGGCAAGGGCGGCAAGGGGCTCGGCAAGGGCGGGGCGAAGCGGCACAGGAAGGTGCTGCGCGACAACATCCAGGGCATCACGAAGCCGGCGATCCGGCGGCTGGCGCGTCGGGGCGGCGTGAAGCGCATCTCGGGgctcatctacgaggagacccgcggcgtgctcaagatcttcctcgagaacgTCATCCGCGACGCCGTCACCTACACGGAGCACGCGCGCCGCAAGACCGTCACCGCCATGGACGTTGTCTACGCGCTCAAGCGCCAGGGCCGCACCCTCTACGGCTTCGGCGGCTAG